A window of Flammeovirga kamogawensis genomic DNA:
TATCGCCATAATCTGCATAGTATAGCTCTTGGTTGTTAACTGCTAAATAAGCCATTGTTAATAGTTTCCGTTCTTAGTATTGAAAGTGCTAATATACACTATGCATATTTAACCGACCTTATGATCAATATTTTTACTTATAAGAACTTCTAATAATTACTGTAATACAATTAAGCATTAAGATTTACAATAACTTTACCAACTATAGTACGTTTTTCAAGACTACCTATAGCACTTGGAACGTCTTCTAAAGAGATTGTTTTTTGAATTGCAGGTATAACTTTTCCTTTACCAATCAGATCGAGTACCGTTTTAATATTTTCGTTAACTTCTACATCTTGAGTTAAACTTTTAAATTTCTGAGTACCTCTAGCATAGCATTTACCAAAGAATTTCACCTTAAGCATATTATAATAATTACCTCCAACTAATATATAACGTCCATCTTTTTTTAGGGTCTTTTTAAAATCTTTGGGGCTTCTAAAAGATGCTACATCAAATACTTTATCATAAGAATCGTTTTCTAATTCACTAACTGAAGTCTTTTTATAATCGATCACTTCATCGGCTCCCCAACTTTTTACAGCAGAAGCTTTTTCAGAAGAACATATTGCTGTAACATGTGCTCCTTTATATTTTGCGAGTTGAACACCAAAAGAACCAACCCCTCCAGAAGCACCATTAATTAATACACGATCTCCAGGTTGAATTTCACAAAGAAGGATACCCATCATTGCTGCTTGACCTGAAATAGGTACAGTAGCTGCTTGTTCATGAGAAACATTTGATGGTATTTTCACTAAATTTTCAACATCTACAATTGCATATTCAGCAAATCCACCTCCTAAAGATTTACGCATATCAGCTACAATTTCATCACCGATATTAAAATCTTTTACATTATCACCTACTGCTTCAATCGAGCCTGTGATATCCATCCCTACTATTCTATTTTTCTTTGCTGGTTTAAATAAACCTAGTAGTAGCCTAATGATAAGGTAATTTGCTCTAATCATATGCTGATCAGCAGCATTAATAGATGAATATGTAATTTTTACTAAAACTTGGTTTGCATTTGGTTTAGGTATCTCTTGGTCATTAATAACTTTCATCACTTCTTCTGGGTTACCATAACGTTCAAAAGCAACTGCACGCATCATCTTTTTTGTAGATTCTAAAAATTTCATAGTATTCAAAATTTAAATTAGGTTAACTAAATCAAAGCTATTTTTCAATACCTTTAAATCTTGATACAAATCTACAAGCTATTTAAAATCAATATTTTACAAAAAAGCTCAATTGCTATACATTAAAGCTCAAACGGTAATCTGAAGGTGATATATTGTATGCTAACTTGAATAATCTTGAAAAACTAACAGGGTTTGTAAAGCCACAATCATAACACACATCACTAATAGAATCTTGAGATGAAGCCAATATACTTTTTGCTTTCTCTAACTTCTTTTGTCTAATATATTTTGCAGGCGAAACTTGATATATTTTTGTGAATTTTCTTTTAAAAGAAGCTAAACTGTTATTTGTCATTCCTGCTAACCTATTCAAATCTAACGGTACATATAAATTTGCTTCAATTATTTCTTGAAATGAAAAAGTCTTATCAGAAAATAAACTTCTTATAATAGTATTTAGGTCTGAGTTCTCATCACTTTGTAGGAGCAACAATACAATCTCTTTTAATTTAATTGATAAAATCTCATCGCTTAAAGCATTTTGATGATCGAAAAAATTAGAAATACTCAAAAAGTATGAACTCACCAATGCGGTTGCATCTTGCTGTGTTATATCTCTTTTTAATGGTTGTATCAGTTCTTTCCAAAACTTTGGTTTTTCATTATTAAATACTTTTTTTAATATATCTCTATCAAAATGAACTATCATACAATTCAAAAAACCTGATTCCGTTTTTGAAATAGTACGTCCTACTGTTTTACCACATAAAGAAAGGATTATAGTCCCCGTTTTTGCTAAAAAACCTGATTTAGATAAATCTTGCCCCTCTCCTTCAATAATGTAAGCAAAACAAGATTGTGAAGGTAATTCTATCTTTTCATCAATAGGTGTTTGTATTTTATACCAAGAAAATAATGGTTTTTCGAAAAGGAGTATCTTATTTGATTGGGTATTCATAAAATGATCTTATTCTTGATAATAGTAATAAATAATGAGGTTAAGAACTTAGGTTTACAGTGTTCTATTCTCTCCAAATTATTGATTCAATTTTCCAATCCTTCAACTGCTCTTCTGTAAATTTCACATCTTCAATATTAACAGTATCTGGTAAACTAACGTCACCCGTTATTTCATACATAATATTTGAACCATCAACATAAGCATATGTATGCTGATGATAATCCATTGTTGTCTTTATTAATTGGTTTCTTTTTGATTTTATTTCGTGATAACCATCCCCTACTTTTAATCCATATTCATCAATTATTTCTGAAGTTCTAACATAGATACTATTTAACTTCAAGGTATCTTTCCAATCCATAGAAAATAATAAGACCTCTTCTTCTCTATTTTTTACAACATAGAGTGGAAAATCGGGACCATCTTGACGGCCTATTATTTTACTAGTCTTGTATTGAGGAAATGCCTTTCTAATCTGACCAAGCATTTCTGTATGTTCAAATGGGGTTTTTAAGCCATAAATTGAATGTTCATATAATTTATCAATTCTCTTAATGTCGTTGGTCTCTGTTATAACCTCTTTATCATGATTGTTCTTTGTTACTGTCTCTTTTTTATTTTTTGATGAGCAACCTAAAAAAGATAGAACTATAAGAACATATAAGTATACTTTCATTTTTGTACTTCTTTGATTTAATAAATTCTTCTGATATAAAAATATAAATAAATTGTATTAACTAAGTACTTAGTATATCATATAAAGCTAGGTTTTATCTTTATATTAGATTTACAAAATAAAACCCAATCAATTATAATGGAGGATAACTCAAAAATAAGTTTAAAAGACGCTATATCTATTGGTATTGGTGGAATGGTAGGTGGTGGCATATTTGCTGTCTTAGGTCTATCAGTTACTTTGGCCAAAGGTGGTGTTCCAATTTCATTTTTCGTAGCTGGTATGATTGCTCTAATGACGGCCTATTCATACGCTAAATTATCTGTTGCTTATCCAGATGAGGGAGGTACTGTTCGTTTTATTAACGAAGGGTTTGGTTACTCTATTTTTAGTGGAGGACTTAATAATATGCTTTGGGTAAGTTATATTATTATGTTATCACTCTATTCTTCTGCATTTGGAGCTTACGCATCAAGTCTAATTCAGATTACAGGAAATGTCGAGCTAGATCAGCATATATTCTTATCAGGTATTATACTTATTTCAACTTTTATAAATTATTACAGTATTAAGGTAGTCGGAGAAGTTGAAGCTTTTGCGGTGATTATTAAGTTAGTTATTCTTTTAGCATTTGTTGCAGCAGGTTTTTGGGGAATTACAGATAATCCAAACTTTCAGCAACTTAACCCAGAAAACTGGGAAAGTCCTTTACAATTAATTGCTGGTGGTATGGTAATATTTGTGGCTTATGAAGGTTTTGAATTAATTGCTAACTCTGCTCCAGATATTGATAAACCAAGAATTAACATACCTAGAGCATATTATGGATCTGTTATTTTTGTTATCTGTTTATATATAGCAATCGCAATAGTTACTGT
This region includes:
- a CDS encoding APC family permease, producing the protein MEDNSKISLKDAISIGIGGMVGGGIFAVLGLSVTLAKGGVPISFFVAGMIALMTAYSYAKLSVAYPDEGGTVRFINEGFGYSIFSGGLNNMLWVSYIIMLSLYSSAFGAYASSLIQITGNVELDQHIFLSGIILISTFINYYSIKVVGEVEAFAVIIKLVILLAFVAAGFWGITDNPNFQQLNPENWESPLQLIAGGMVIFVAYEGFELIANSAPDIDKPRINIPRAYYGSVIFVICLYIAIAIVTVGSLDFASIGKAAEYVLAEAAKPKFGQVGFTIISIAAMISTFSAINATLLGGSRVNYEVAVYNELPTEFTRTLWGKPFGLFIITILSLVIANTIDLESISTSGSAGFLIIFGIVNYIAFKKAKELGANKVITIIGFICCFAAFFILTIQQSKNNLEGILTAFLIFSLCFVGEWLYQNHLKKKIDKTVNK
- a CDS encoding helix-turn-helix domain-containing protein, producing MNTQSNKILLFEKPLFSWYKIQTPIDEKIELPSQSCFAYIIEGEGQDLSKSGFLAKTGTIILSLCGKTVGRTISKTESGFLNCMIVHFDRDILKKVFNNEKPKFWKELIQPLKRDITQQDATALVSSYFLSISNFFDHQNALSDEILSIKLKEIVLLLLQSDENSDLNTIIRSLFSDKTFSFQEIIEANLYVPLDLNRLAGMTNNSLASFKRKFTKIYQVSPAKYIRQKKLEKAKSILASSQDSISDVCYDCGFTNPVSFSRLFKLAYNISPSDYRLSFNV
- a CDS encoding DUF1131 family protein, which gives rise to MKVYLYVLIVLSFLGCSSKNKKETVTKNNHDKEVITETNDIKRIDKLYEHSIYGLKTPFEHTEMLGQIRKAFPQYKTSKIIGRQDGPDFPLYVVKNREEEVLLFSMDWKDTLKLNSIYVRTSEIIDEYGLKVGDGYHEIKSKRNQLIKTTMDYHQHTYAYVDGSNIMYEITGDVSLPDTVNIEDVKFTEEQLKDWKIESIIWRE
- a CDS encoding NAD(P)-dependent alcohol dehydrogenase, which codes for MKFLESTKKMMRAVAFERYGNPEEVMKVINDQEIPKPNANQVLVKITYSSINAADQHMIRANYLIIRLLLGLFKPAKKNRIVGMDITGSIEAVGDNVKDFNIGDEIVADMRKSLGGGFAEYAIVDVENLVKIPSNVSHEQAATVPISGQAAMMGILLCEIQPGDRVLINGASGGVGSFGVQLAKYKGAHVTAICSSEKASAVKSWGADEVIDYKKTSVSELENDSYDKVFDVASFRSPKDFKKTLKKDGRYILVGGNYYNMLKVKFFGKCYARGTQKFKSLTQDVEVNENIKTVLDLIGKGKVIPAIQKTISLEDVPSAIGSLEKRTIVGKVIVNLNA